In Achromobacter xylosoxidans A8, a single window of DNA contains:
- a CDS encoding non-ribosomal peptide synthetase, translating into MELDEKSIARRFAALSPEARRGFLTKIGEAGLSYVDLPIVPVDRNEALPISYAQRGLWLTWQLDPSSPAYNMPGFLRFKGVLAKDAMLAAMRQLTRRHETLRTILPVGIDGEPAQVILPMESVQVDVVDLRSVPEDRRMGKLSSLQQALVSQPFKLDAEPPIRATLWEVNEDEHVLGIVLHHIAGDGASVRILLDELLILYRNACGEHPQELHALPVQFADYAVWQRNWFDAGERERQLEYWRLRLGMEHPPIELPMLRPRGSVTESKERHYEFQLSRELSDRMRALAGSHRASLYMVMLALLKVTLYRFSGTQDVRVGTPVANRRKAETQGLVGYFLNLLVMRTQMDPASSFVDVLARVRETVLDAHAHQDLPFDLLVDALRPEREAGVHPLFQVKCTQQETVPETRSLGDLEVKFVPVSSGQAHFDLSLDFTDREDGIRCDLIYAEALFDEAIVHTFAATLDGFATQAVNFPHRKVADLSLPVPVSEVAGAQREFGAPSVIRMWELAARARSARLAVIDEDQCLTYAELDRQSSRLAQMLIERGVGCDVRVGVHADRSCPFVVGLLAVLKAGGAYVPLDPSLPSERLAYQLGDSGAALLLSSGRPAWQVGVPVLSLELAAVPEQDLVQILPPTQPSQAAYVIYTSGSTGNPKGVVISHGALANYVQALLERLDLPESARSMAMVSTVAADLGHTVLFGALCSGRELHLISAERAFDPDAFSDYMSRHRVDVLKIVPSHLQALLNAGAPENILPTSRLVVGGEATRWSLLAQVADLKPECQVFNHYGPTETTVGILTQEARVALRTASTLPVGKPLANGYACVLDADLNPVPFGVVGELYVGGPGVARGYQGRAAQTAERFVASPSKKGERLYRTGDRVRMLEDGNLEFLGRADDQVKVRGYRVELREIAQALLEMVGLVEAEVVAREDEDGRTQLHAYVVTRPGETIAAEDLRERLAQKLPEYMVPGAIMQLDVLPLTANGKVDRKALPLPGERAAKDYEAPQGQVEQVLADVWVQVLRVDRVGRHDNFFELGGDSILTLQIVARARKKGLRFTPKELMERQTVAAVAAVATLETAPIASAAAVAASSEAGIRFAPIPVQAWFFDQQFEDHHHWNQSLLLSATEVIEPAQVRQAVEALVIHHEALRLVAECGADRRWSLSSLPPGQSVFEEIDIGSGGDVAVAIENAADRVQRSLSLQRPFKAVWMNLGDGRAGRLLLVAHHLVVDGVSWRVILDDLQTVYRQLREGRVPELPTATTPLRDWSKALARYADSAELRNELTYWQNVVGRAERSLPGVADGSNTLAESRTLITSLDEARTEQLLADVSQAYRTRIDDILLTALARTLCAWDGREHVLVELEGHGREVQLFDDLDLSRTVGWFTTLYPVRLAPGDTSRQAGGDLGASLKAIKEQLRQVPNKGIGYGVLRYLGSGGPVLAGGAYPQVTFNYLGQVDQSFGGDSIWRLARERTGQERASSSRRRTWLSLDAEVHRGELRVGWTYSTAVHDEATIKELSRSFLNELEHLIEHCLHGAQGVTPSDFPLARVSQRRLDGLRLPWNRVVDLYPLSPMQAGMLFHSILEPAGTVYINQLRLELEALDPARFKAAWKTTFDRHEILRTAFIQGEASLQWVARTVELPLVEYDWRDHVDLDAALDELAHAEHERGFDLATPPLMRLVLVQCAAGRYHLIWTRHHLLLDGWSTARLLAEILTCYSGKNPLPSRGRYRDYIAWLQARDGAAAETYWRTLLADVDGPTRITSEHKPSTDGQGYQEHIQVFDAVETARMAEFVRAERITLNTLVQAGWALLLRRYTGQTGVCFGATMSGRPAELPDADEVLGLFINTLPVVARPRPEQRIGDWLRMLQAQNVASREYEHTPLFEIQRWAGSNGQGLFDSILVFENYPVDEALRQPGNGTPRVSIAGNREETSYPMTLTVTVADVLTIGYFFQERCFAAELVAQLAGHMRNLLMSLCASAQRCLGEIDAVSEAERRQLSEWGVNAHRYPDAEPVYRLIERRVRNNPHAAALLFGDESLTYAELNLRANRLAHRLIRLGVGPEVRVGIAVERSIEMVVGLLAILKAGGAYVPLDPEYPTERLAYMMADSGIRLLLTQHGVTDRLPALEALEVLELDGLDVTDESGHDPRIDVHGENLAYVIYTSGSTGRPKGAANRHVALHSRLTWMQQAYGLTASDTVLQKTPFSFDVSVWEFFWPLMTGARLVLAKPGDHRDPARLVELIRENSVTTLHFVPSMLQAFLAHDGIEACISLSHIVCSGEALPVEAQNGVFRSLPQAVLSNLYGPTEAAIDVTHWACRDDGCGHVPIGQPISGIQTYVLDEGLSLAPVGVTGELYLGGVGLARGYLGRSGLSAERFVADPFGEAGGRLYRTGDLVRWNAEGQLEYLGRIDHQVKIRGLRIELGEVEAQLLSQAEVREAVVVARDGPGGARLVGYVSAQAGKIVESEELKERLGRQLPDYMVPSAIVVLEELPLNANGKVDRKVLPEAGVDSARTYEAPRGEVEEALATIWAEVLGIERVGRHDNFFELGGHSLLALQVVARVQSRMQKDIAIRDFFATPSLSEVSVLLEAEPLMKERSQSLSEVVAFIDDLEAA; encoded by the coding sequence ATGGAACTGGATGAAAAAAGCATTGCCCGCCGTTTCGCGGCGCTCTCCCCAGAAGCCCGGCGAGGATTTCTGACGAAAATTGGGGAAGCAGGTCTAAGCTACGTCGATTTGCCTATTGTTCCAGTGGATCGGAACGAGGCGCTGCCGATCTCTTATGCGCAGCGCGGCCTTTGGTTGACTTGGCAACTTGATCCGTCCAGTCCGGCCTACAACATGCCGGGATTCCTGCGTTTCAAAGGCGTGCTGGCCAAGGATGCGATGCTTGCCGCGATGCGGCAACTGACGCGACGGCATGAAACACTGCGAACCATCCTTCCCGTCGGCATTGACGGTGAGCCTGCACAGGTGATTCTGCCGATGGAATCCGTTCAGGTGGATGTGGTGGATCTCCGCTCGGTACCCGAAGACAGACGCATGGGGAAGCTGAGTTCACTGCAACAGGCACTTGTTAGCCAGCCATTCAAGCTTGATGCCGAACCGCCGATTCGCGCCACGTTGTGGGAGGTCAACGAAGATGAGCATGTGCTAGGCATCGTGTTGCACCATATTGCGGGGGATGGCGCGTCTGTGCGCATACTGCTGGACGAACTCCTGATTCTGTATCGGAATGCGTGCGGCGAGCATCCACAAGAGCTGCATGCTCTGCCAGTGCAGTTTGCTGACTATGCTGTCTGGCAGCGAAACTGGTTCGATGCCGGAGAGCGCGAACGCCAGCTGGAATACTGGCGGTTACGGCTGGGTATGGAACATCCGCCCATCGAGTTGCCCATGCTGCGACCGAGAGGCAGCGTTACTGAATCGAAGGAACGGCACTACGAGTTCCAGCTTTCGCGTGAATTGAGCGACCGAATGCGGGCTCTCGCAGGGTCTCACCGAGCCTCGCTGTACATGGTGATGCTGGCGCTGTTGAAAGTGACGCTCTATCGTTTCAGCGGCACGCAGGACGTCCGTGTCGGCACACCGGTAGCCAACCGCCGGAAAGCCGAAACACAAGGACTGGTCGGCTACTTTCTCAACTTGCTGGTCATGCGCACGCAGATGGATCCGGCGAGCAGCTTTGTGGATGTCCTGGCTCGGGTTCGTGAGACTGTTCTGGATGCACACGCGCATCAGGATTTGCCCTTCGACCTGCTGGTCGATGCGCTTCGACCGGAGCGGGAGGCCGGGGTACACCCGTTATTCCAGGTCAAATGTACTCAGCAAGAGACTGTCCCGGAGACCAGATCCTTGGGTGATCTGGAGGTGAAGTTCGTTCCCGTTTCCAGCGGCCAAGCTCATTTTGACCTGAGCCTAGATTTTACCGATCGCGAGGACGGCATACGTTGCGACTTGATCTATGCGGAAGCGCTGTTTGACGAGGCAATCGTTCATACGTTCGCCGCCACGCTGGACGGCTTCGCGACGCAGGCGGTCAACTTTCCACACAGGAAGGTGGCGGATCTTTCCTTGCCGGTTCCGGTTTCCGAAGTCGCGGGCGCGCAACGCGAATTCGGCGCGCCAAGTGTCATTCGGATGTGGGAGCTGGCCGCCAGGGCTCGTTCGGCGAGGCTTGCGGTAATAGACGAAGATCAGTGCCTGACATATGCCGAATTGGACAGACAGTCCAGCCGTCTGGCGCAGATGCTGATCGAAAGAGGGGTGGGCTGCGACGTCCGCGTGGGTGTACACGCGGACCGCTCGTGCCCGTTCGTTGTCGGTTTATTGGCCGTGTTGAAGGCGGGCGGCGCCTATGTGCCTCTGGATCCCTCCTTGCCGTCGGAGCGGTTGGCTTATCAGTTGGGGGATAGCGGCGCCGCGTTGTTGCTGAGCAGCGGAAGGCCGGCCTGGCAGGTGGGGGTTCCCGTCTTGTCGCTTGAACTTGCCGCCGTGCCGGAACAGGATCTTGTTCAAATCCTGCCGCCGACACAGCCCTCGCAGGCAGCCTACGTCATCTACACATCCGGTTCCACCGGGAACCCGAAGGGGGTGGTGATCAGCCACGGTGCGCTGGCCAACTATGTCCAGGCTTTGCTGGAACGTCTCGATCTTCCCGAAAGCGCGCGGAGCATGGCGATGGTCTCGACCGTGGCGGCCGACTTGGGGCACACGGTGTTGTTTGGCGCTTTGTGCTCGGGACGGGAATTGCATTTGATCTCCGCGGAACGCGCCTTCGATCCGGATGCCTTCTCCGACTACATGAGCAGGCATCGGGTAGATGTGCTGAAGATCGTGCCCAGCCACCTTCAGGCTCTCCTGAATGCGGGTGCGCCGGAAAATATACTGCCGACCAGTCGGCTGGTGGTTGGAGGCGAGGCGACACGGTGGTCGCTGCTGGCGCAGGTCGCGGACTTGAAGCCGGAGTGCCAGGTATTCAATCACTACGGTCCGACCGAAACTACGGTGGGCATTCTTACGCAGGAAGCGCGTGTGGCGCTGCGCACGGCAAGCACCTTGCCCGTCGGGAAGCCACTCGCCAATGGCTATGCCTGCGTACTGGATGCAGACCTCAATCCGGTACCGTTCGGGGTGGTCGGCGAGTTGTACGTAGGTGGCCCTGGCGTGGCGCGGGGCTACCAGGGGCGTGCTGCGCAAACAGCGGAACGCTTCGTCGCCAGTCCATCCAAGAAAGGCGAGCGCCTGTATCGCACTGGAGACCGGGTGAGAATGCTGGAGGACGGCAATCTCGAATTCCTGGGGCGGGCGGACGACCAGGTGAAGGTGCGCGGCTATCGGGTGGAGTTGAGGGAGATTGCGCAGGCATTGCTCGAGATGGTTGGCCTCGTGGAGGCCGAGGTTGTCGCCCGCGAGGACGAGGATGGACGCACTCAACTCCACGCATACGTTGTGACTCGGCCCGGTGAGACGATCGCGGCGGAGGACCTGAGAGAAAGGCTCGCTCAGAAGCTTCCAGAGTACATGGTGCCTGGCGCGATCATGCAGCTGGACGTCTTGCCGCTGACGGCCAACGGCAAGGTCGACCGCAAGGCGTTGCCGCTACCCGGGGAGCGCGCTGCGAAGGATTACGAGGCGCCCCAAGGCCAGGTGGAACAGGTGCTGGCCGACGTATGGGTGCAAGTGCTTCGAGTAGATCGGGTCGGTCGTCATGACAATTTTTTCGAACTTGGCGGCGATTCCATCCTCACTCTTCAAATTGTCGCGCGGGCACGCAAGAAGGGACTACGCTTCACGCCCAAAGAACTGATGGAGCGTCAGACCGTCGCCGCAGTTGCGGCGGTCGCTACTCTGGAAACTGCGCCGATAGCGAGCGCTGCCGCGGTCGCGGCATCGTCCGAGGCTGGTATCCGGTTTGCCCCTATACCCGTTCAGGCTTGGTTTTTTGACCAACAGTTCGAGGACCATCACCACTGGAACCAATCACTGCTTCTCAGCGCTACCGAGGTGATTGAGCCGGCGCAGGTACGGCAGGCTGTCGAAGCCCTGGTCATACATCATGAGGCTTTGCGTCTGGTTGCCGAATGTGGCGCCGATCGTCGCTGGTCGTTATCCAGTCTGCCGCCAGGCCAGTCAGTTTTCGAGGAGATCGACATCGGCTCCGGCGGCGATGTCGCTGTGGCCATTGAAAACGCAGCCGATCGTGTTCAGCGCAGTCTCAGCCTACAGCGTCCATTCAAAGCGGTGTGGATGAATCTGGGCGACGGGCGTGCGGGCCGCCTGCTGCTGGTCGCCCATCACCTCGTCGTCGACGGCGTGTCGTGGCGTGTGATTCTCGACGACCTTCAGACCGTATACAGACAGCTTCGAGAGGGGCGGGTGCCGGAACTCCCGACTGCGACCACGCCACTGCGGGATTGGTCCAAGGCGCTGGCACGCTATGCCGATAGCGCCGAACTGCGCAACGAACTGACCTACTGGCAGAATGTCGTCGGGAGGGCGGAAAGGTCGCTGCCTGGCGTCGCGGACGGCAGCAACACGCTGGCGGAATCGCGCACGCTCATTACCTCGCTGGATGAGGCCCGCACGGAGCAACTCCTGGCCGATGTGTCGCAAGCCTACCGCACGCGTATCGACGACATCCTGCTGACAGCCCTGGCGCGTACCCTGTGCGCCTGGGACGGGCGCGAACATGTGCTGGTCGAACTGGAAGGACATGGTCGCGAGGTGCAACTTTTCGATGACCTGGACCTCAGTCGGACCGTAGGCTGGTTCACCACGCTGTACCCGGTCCGTCTTGCGCCGGGAGATACGAGCCGACAAGCCGGTGGGGATCTTGGCGCTAGCCTGAAAGCCATCAAGGAACAACTGCGGCAGGTGCCCAACAAGGGGATAGGCTACGGCGTGCTGCGCTATCTCGGCAGCGGCGGACCTGTGCTTGCCGGTGGCGCCTATCCGCAGGTCACATTTAACTATCTCGGCCAGGTCGATCAGAGTTTTGGTGGCGATTCGATATGGAGACTGGCTCGCGAGCGCACGGGGCAGGAGCGTGCTTCCAGCAGCCGGCGCCGAACCTGGCTCAGCCTCGATGCCGAGGTGCATCGCGGCGAATTGCGCGTGGGCTGGACCTATAGCACGGCGGTGCATGACGAAGCCACGATAAAGGAGCTTTCCAGGAGCTTCCTGAATGAACTGGAGCATTTGATCGAGCACTGCCTGCATGGCGCGCAGGGTGTGACGCCGTCTGACTTTCCGCTGGCTAGGGTCAGCCAGCGTCGGCTCGACGGATTGCGGCTGCCATGGAATCGAGTGGTCGATCTATATCCGCTGTCGCCGATGCAGGCCGGGATGTTGTTTCACAGCATTCTAGAGCCGGCAGGGACGGTGTATATCAATCAGCTCCGGCTGGAGCTTGAAGCTCTCGACCCTGCCCGCTTCAAGGCCGCTTGGAAAACGACATTCGATCGACACGAGATACTGCGGACGGCCTTTATTCAGGGCGAAGCCTCACTTCAATGGGTAGCTCGAACGGTCGAGTTGCCACTTGTCGAGTACGACTGGCGTGACCATGTCGACCTCGACGCTGCGCTCGACGAACTGGCCCACGCCGAGCATGAGCGAGGTTTCGACCTGGCTACACCGCCGTTGATGCGGCTGGTCCTGGTTCAGTGCGCTGCGGGTAGATATCACCTCATCTGGACGCGTCACCATCTGTTGCTCGACGGTTGGAGCACCGCGCGACTGCTGGCAGAAATCCTTACTTGCTATTCCGGGAAGAACCCGCTTCCTTCGCGAGGACGCTACCGGGACTATATCGCCTGGTTGCAAGCAAGGGACGGCGCGGCTGCAGAAACGTACTGGCGGACGCTATTGGCAGACGTCGATGGGCCGACGAGGATTACCTCCGAGCACAAGCCGTCGACAGACGGACAGGGTTATCAGGAACACATTCAGGTGTTCGATGCCGTGGAGACGGCGCGTATGGCTGAGTTCGTCCGCGCTGAGCGGATTACCCTGAATACGCTGGTTCAGGCAGGGTGGGCACTATTGCTGCGACGCTATACCGGGCAGACAGGCGTGTGCTTCGGAGCGACCATGTCGGGTCGTCCGGCGGAATTGCCCGACGCAGACGAGGTGCTGGGGTTGTTCATCAACACCCTGCCCGTCGTGGCGCGCCCTCGACCGGAGCAGCGGATAGGTGATTGGCTGCGCATGCTACAGGCGCAGAACGTCGCATCACGTGAATACGAACACACGCCGCTTTTTGAAATCCAGCGTTGGGCTGGCTCCAATGGACAGGGATTGTTCGACAGCATCCTGGTGTTCGAGAACTATCCGGTTGACGAGGCGCTACGGCAGCCAGGTAATGGGACGCCACGTGTCTCGATCGCTGGAAATCGGGAAGAGACCAGCTACCCGATGACTTTGACCGTAACTGTGGCGGATGTACTGACGATAGGCTATTTTTTCCAGGAACGGTGCTTTGCGGCGGAACTGGTAGCCCAGTTGGCCGGCCACATGCGGAACTTGTTGATGTCCCTCTGCGCGTCGGCGCAGCGTTGCCTGGGCGAAATTGATGCAGTGAGCGAGGCCGAGCGTCGGCAATTGAGCGAGTGGGGCGTGAATGCTCACCGGTACCCGGATGCGGAGCCGGTGTATCGGCTGATCGAGCGCCGCGTACGGAACAATCCACATGCGGCCGCCCTGTTGTTCGGTGATGAGTCGCTGACGTATGCGGAATTGAACTTGCGGGCCAACCGTCTGGCGCACCGCCTGATCAGGTTGGGAGTGGGGCCGGAGGTGAGGGTCGGGATCGCGGTGGAGCGTTCCATCGAGATGGTGGTGGGGCTGCTGGCGATATTGAAGGCGGGCGGTGCGTATGTGCCGCTCGATCCGGAGTATCCGACGGAGCGGCTGGCCTACATGATGGCCGACAGCGGGATCAGGCTGCTGCTGACGCAGCACGGGGTGACGGATCGGTTGCCGGCGCTTGAAGCGCTGGAAGTTCTGGAACTGGATGGGCTGGACGTGACGGATGAATCCGGACACGATCCGCGGATCGATGTACACGGAGAGAACCTGGCGTATGTGATCTATACCTCCGGGTCCACGGGACGGCCCAAGGGCGCGGCCAATCGGCACGTTGCGCTGCACAGCCGGCTGACATGGATGCAGCAGGCGTATGGCTTGACCGCGTCAGATACGGTCTTGCAGAAGACCCCCTTCAGCTTCGATGTGTCGGTATGGGAGTTCTTCTGGCCGCTGATGACGGGCGCGCGGCTGGTGCTTGCCAAGCCCGGCGATCACCGTGACCCGGCGCGCCTGGTCGAACTGATTCGGGAAAACAGCGTCACTACGCTGCACTTCGTGCCTTCGATGCTGCAAGCGTTCCTGGCGCATGACGGTATTGAGGCCTGCATCAGCCTGTCACACATTGTTTGCAGCGGCGAGGCGCTGCCAGTCGAAGCCCAGAATGGCGTATTCAGGAGTTTGCCGCAAGCTGTGCTCTCCAACCTCTACGGTCCGACCGAAGCGGCCATTGATGTTACGCACTGGGCTTGCCGCGATGACGGATGCGGCCACGTGCCGATCGGGCAGCCGATCAGCGGTATCCAGACCTATGTGCTTGACGAAGGCTTGAGCCTGGCCCCGGTTGGGGTGACTGGCGAGTTGTACCTGGGCGGAGTCGGCTTGGCCCGAGGCTATCTGGGCCGCAGCGGGTTGAGCGCGGAGCGCTTCGTGGCGGATCCGTTCGGCGAGGCTGGCGGCCGGTTGTACCGCACGGGAGATCTGGTGCGCTGGAACGCCGAGGGGCAATTGGAGTACCTGGGCCGGATCGACCATCAGGTCAAGATCCGCGGGTTGCGCATCGAGCTAGGAGAAGTGGAAGCGCAGTTGCTGTCGCAAGCGGAGGTCAGGGAAGCCGTGGTGGTGGCGCGCGACGGGCCGGGTGGGGCGCGGCTGGTGGGCTATGTGTCGGCGCAGGCCGGCAAGATCGTCGAGTCCGAAGAGCTGAAGGAGCGCCTGGGCCGGCAGTTGCCGGACTACATGGTGCCAAGCGCGATCGTGGTGCTGGAGGAGTTGCCGCTCAATGCCAACGGCAAGGTGGACCGGAAGGTGCTGCCCGAAGCGGGCGTGGATAGTGCACGGACGTACGAGGCGCCGCGGGGCGAGGTGGAGGAAGCGTTGGCGACGATCTGGGCCGAGGTGCTGGGTATCGAACGGGTGGGTCGCCACGACAACTTCTTTGAGTTGGGCGGACATTCACTGCTTGCTCTGCAAGTGGTCGCTCGTGTCCAGTCTCGCATGCAGAAGGACATAGCCATTCGAGATTTCTTTGCCACTCCGAGTCTGTCCGAGGTGAGTGTCCTACTCGAGGCTGAACCGCTCATGAAAGAAAGAAGTCAGTCGCTATCGGAAGTTGTTGCATTCATTGACGACCTGGAAGCCGCGTAA